The Verrucomicrobium spinosum DSM 4136 = JCM 18804 genome includes a region encoding these proteins:
- the priA gene encoding replication restart helicase PriA produces the protein MNESASSPRNEQPQLFAELAGSGPEKVAQTSRGVARVLLEETALELDYLIPEQLAHRVSLGSRVHVPLQGRKAVAVVVQLLDSSPFGGKLRPISDTITSRPMFTGPLLKMANWMATYYLCPVRQILRTMLPEAVRSKPESFLSDSHITLVGKLSAEEMAKLHKAAPVQARILDLLQANSNESTLSYLRKQLPRATQVIHVLVNKGLVTRSEVRVERDPFQEEEFLPSAPLTLTEEQAVVFAGVLKALEQPSEARPILLHGVTGSGKTEVYLQAIGRVLEKNKTALVLVPEISLTPQTIERFKCRFAERKQRIAVLHSHLSDGERHDEWFKIHEGRADIVIGARSAIFAPLENLGIIIVDEEHEPSYKQEEAPRYNARDLAVVRGKMEGCVVLLGSATPCLETFENARNGKYDLLGMTRRTDGKELPLIRIVDMRLEKRKTKDGFSILSEKLRLAIQGRLDKGEQTILFLNRRGFHTALSCMECGVVCQCEDCAVPFTFHKKEGRLVCHICGMRRLAPRKCEACGEPKLSYTGYGTERAEETIRTVFPQARLARVDTDTMQRKNQLRDTLRAFRSQKLDILIGTQMIAKGLDFPNVTLVGVLNADLALSMPDFRAAERTFQLLTQVAGRAGRGERKGEVFIQTSTPHSPAVQFARHGDYVGFTEQELEQRQQWHYPPYTHVVLIGSRGKQANLAEFALQTLAGRLKQNLPSETRMGEPCPSPLEKAHGQYRFQLMLRTEKIRPLVAHLQRTLSELTFPEEVIVTWDVDAMSLL, from the coding sequence ATGAACGAATCTGCCAGCTCTCCACGCAACGAACAACCTCAGTTGTTCGCAGAGCTTGCAGGGTCGGGACCGGAGAAGGTGGCCCAGACTTCTCGCGGCGTTGCGCGGGTGTTGCTCGAAGAGACCGCCCTCGAGCTCGATTATCTGATCCCCGAGCAACTCGCCCACCGCGTCAGCCTTGGTTCGCGGGTTCACGTCCCTCTTCAGGGGCGCAAGGCGGTGGCAGTGGTCGTTCAGTTGCTCGATTCCTCCCCATTTGGCGGCAAGCTGCGCCCAATCTCGGACACGATCACCTCCCGGCCCATGTTCACCGGGCCTCTTCTCAAGATGGCCAACTGGATGGCCACTTATTACCTCTGCCCGGTGCGGCAGATCCTGCGCACCATGCTTCCGGAGGCCGTTCGGAGCAAACCAGAGAGCTTCCTCTCAGACAGCCACATCACCCTGGTGGGGAAACTCTCCGCGGAAGAAATGGCCAAGCTACACAAGGCAGCCCCCGTCCAGGCCCGCATCCTGGATCTGCTCCAGGCCAACAGCAACGAATCGACGCTGAGCTACCTGCGCAAGCAACTGCCCCGGGCAACACAGGTGATCCACGTACTGGTCAACAAAGGTCTCGTCACTCGCAGTGAGGTTCGCGTGGAGCGTGATCCGTTTCAAGAGGAGGAGTTCCTCCCCTCCGCCCCGCTCACGCTCACAGAAGAGCAGGCAGTCGTGTTTGCCGGAGTGCTGAAAGCACTGGAACAGCCCTCAGAAGCGCGCCCCATTCTGCTGCACGGGGTCACGGGCAGCGGCAAGACAGAGGTCTATCTCCAGGCCATCGGAAGGGTGCTGGAGAAGAACAAAACCGCGCTGGTTTTGGTTCCCGAGATCAGCCTGACCCCGCAGACAATCGAGCGCTTCAAGTGCCGGTTCGCGGAGCGAAAGCAGCGCATCGCCGTGCTTCATAGCCACCTCTCGGATGGCGAGCGGCACGACGAATGGTTCAAAATCCACGAAGGACGCGCCGACATCGTCATTGGTGCCCGCAGTGCGATCTTCGCCCCGCTGGAGAACTTGGGCATCATCATCGTGGATGAGGAGCATGAGCCCAGCTACAAGCAGGAGGAGGCCCCTCGCTACAACGCGCGGGACCTTGCCGTGGTTCGCGGAAAGATGGAAGGTTGCGTCGTCCTGCTCGGCAGCGCCACTCCCTGCCTTGAGACCTTTGAGAATGCCCGGAACGGCAAGTATGACCTGCTGGGCATGACTCGCCGGACTGATGGCAAGGAGTTGCCCCTCATCCGCATCGTGGATATGCGCCTGGAAAAGCGGAAGACCAAAGACGGCTTCAGCATCCTGAGTGAAAAGCTCCGCCTCGCCATTCAGGGCCGTCTGGACAAGGGGGAGCAGACCATTCTATTCCTGAACCGCCGGGGCTTTCACACCGCCCTCTCCTGCATGGAGTGCGGTGTGGTCTGCCAGTGTGAAGACTGCGCAGTACCCTTCACTTTCCACAAAAAGGAAGGTCGGCTGGTCTGCCACATCTGCGGCATGCGGCGGCTCGCCCCTCGCAAATGTGAAGCCTGTGGTGAACCCAAGCTCAGCTACACCGGCTATGGCACGGAACGCGCCGAGGAAACCATCCGCACGGTGTTTCCTCAAGCCCGGCTTGCCCGCGTGGACACGGACACCATGCAGCGCAAGAACCAGCTCCGCGACACGCTACGGGCTTTTCGCAGCCAGAAGCTGGACATCCTCATCGGCACCCAGATGATCGCCAAGGGTCTCGACTTCCCCAATGTGACCCTCGTGGGCGTGCTCAATGCCGACCTCGCCCTGAGTATGCCGGACTTTCGTGCGGCAGAGCGCACCTTCCAATTGCTCACCCAGGTGGCGGGCCGCGCCGGCCGCGGCGAGCGCAAGGGGGAAGTGTTCATCCAGACCAGCACCCCGCACAGTCCGGCAGTGCAGTTCGCCCGTCACGGGGACTATGTTGGATTCACGGAGCAAGAACTGGAGCAACGCCAGCAGTGGCACTACCCACCGTACACCCATGTGGTCTTGATCGGATCCCGCGGCAAGCAGGCCAACCTCGCGGAATTCGCCCTCCAGACTCTCGCTGGACGACTCAAGCAAAACCTGCCTTCGGAAACCCGCATGGGTGAACCCTGCCCCAGCCCCCTTGAGAAAGCCCACGGACAGTACCGGTTCCAACTCATGCTCCGGACAGAAAAGATCCGGCCTCTTGTCGCCCATCTCCAGCGTACCCTTTCCGAGCTTACCTTTCCCGAGGAAGTCATTGTCACTTGGGATGTGGACGCCATGTCCCTACTGTAA
- a CDS encoding cation diffusion facilitator family transporter: MASAPPQLTQHRIAIRTVVRSIIANATLASVKITTGVVGHSYALVADGIESVNDIISSIMVLIGLKVAQIPPDADHPYGHGRAEQLAGLFSALSLLSAGGVIAWESIHNILHRHTSPAWFTLPVLILVIIVKESMSRYALKKSKLAGSTALHGDAWHHRADAITSAAAVIGITISLIGGDGYEMADDIAALVGCSIIWVNGFMLLKTALHETMDGVPPQELQDEARTIASSVAGVEMIEKLRMKKSGLGYLMDIHVQVEGSLSVVEGHRIGHEVQRTLVNSECHILDVVVHVEPYSGSAQRAPVAQGAVR; encoded by the coding sequence ATGGCCTCCGCCCCCCCACAACTGACCCAGCATCGCATTGCCATCCGCACGGTGGTGAGAAGCATCATTGCCAACGCCACCCTGGCGTCGGTGAAGATCACCACTGGCGTGGTCGGGCATTCCTACGCGCTGGTGGCGGATGGGATCGAATCGGTTAACGATATCATCTCCTCCATCATGGTCCTGATCGGCCTGAAGGTGGCCCAGATCCCCCCCGATGCCGATCACCCCTACGGTCATGGTCGCGCCGAGCAGCTCGCCGGGTTGTTTTCCGCCCTGTCACTCCTATCGGCTGGCGGCGTGATCGCGTGGGAGAGCATTCACAACATTCTCCATCGCCACACCTCGCCTGCATGGTTCACGCTCCCCGTGTTGATCCTCGTGATCATCGTCAAGGAATCCATGTCCCGCTACGCCCTGAAGAAGAGCAAGCTAGCGGGCAGCACCGCCTTGCATGGGGACGCCTGGCACCACCGGGCAGATGCCATCACTTCCGCCGCAGCCGTAATCGGCATCACGATCTCCCTCATCGGAGGAGATGGTTATGAGATGGCGGATGACATCGCCGCGCTCGTCGGTTGCAGCATCATTTGGGTGAACGGCTTCATGCTGCTCAAAACCGCCCTTCATGAAACCATGGATGGCGTACCTCCACAGGAACTGCAGGACGAAGCCCGCACGATTGCCTCCTCTGTGGCAGGTGTGGAGATGATCGAGAAGCTGCGCATGAAAAAATCCGGCCTGGGTTATCTCATGGACATTCACGTGCAGGTGGAGGGATCACTTTCCGTCGTTGAAGGGCATCGCATTGGTCATGAAGTGCAGCGCACGCTCGTGAACTCTGAGTGCCACATTCTGGATGTGGTGGTGCATGTGGAGCCGTATTCGGGAAGTGCGCAGCGGGCACCCGTGGCCCAAGGTGCGGTGCGGTGA
- a CDS encoding transglutaminase-like domain-containing protein, whose amino-acid sequence MQTAKTDLRHLLKLLDDDTPVVREAVRTRLASLRRELPEQLLALGEPLDEEQERLLSEIFAPVCREELEDTWLSWRWLSTPQARLEEALAHLSAFLSGWQARADELGRKLDSLAEQAVKKGNAYDARKLAEYLFGGRGQEACLRGNSKDYYAANNSNLLWVLANGQGNPLSLSCIYILVGKRLGIKIEGCNFPGHFLARVEHDGQTWLVDCFNRGRFMLAEDVAKHHPAANPSMEEIVHESATVETVVARVLRNLDEAFEREGNMTQRQVVRRLMLKLMEE is encoded by the coding sequence ATGCAGACCGCAAAAACCGACCTGCGCCATTTGCTCAAGCTGCTGGATGACGACACCCCTGTCGTCCGGGAGGCGGTGCGCACCCGACTGGCCTCGCTTCGGCGGGAGCTGCCTGAACAGCTCCTTGCTTTGGGCGAGCCGCTGGATGAAGAGCAGGAGCGGTTGCTGAGTGAAATTTTCGCACCGGTCTGCCGGGAAGAGCTGGAGGACACTTGGTTGTCCTGGCGCTGGCTTTCCACGCCGCAGGCTCGTCTTGAAGAGGCCCTGGCGCACCTCTCAGCCTTCTTGAGCGGCTGGCAAGCACGCGCCGATGAACTGGGCCGCAAGCTGGATTCCCTGGCCGAACAAGCGGTAAAAAAGGGCAATGCCTACGATGCCCGCAAGCTGGCCGAGTACCTGTTTGGCGGTCGCGGCCAGGAAGCCTGCCTCCGCGGCAACAGCAAGGATTACTACGCCGCGAACAACAGCAATCTGCTGTGGGTGCTGGCAAACGGTCAGGGGAACCCCCTTTCCCTCTCCTGCATCTACATATTGGTGGGCAAGCGTCTTGGGATCAAAATCGAAGGTTGCAACTTCCCCGGCCACTTCCTGGCCCGGGTGGAGCACGACGGCCAAACCTGGCTGGTAGATTGCTTTAACCGGGGCCGCTTCATGCTGGCGGAGGATGTCGCCAAGCACCATCCCGCGGCCAATCCCTCCATGGAGGAGATCGTTCACGAATCTGCCACCGTGGAGACCGTGGTCGCCCGCGTGCTGCGCAATCTGGACGAGGCCTTCGAACGCGAAGGCAACATGACGCAACGGCAGGTGGTGCGCCGCCTGATGCTCAAGCTGATGGAAGAATAA